A genomic stretch from Microtus pennsylvanicus isolate mMicPen1 chromosome 9, mMicPen1.hap1, whole genome shotgun sequence includes:
- the Haus8 gene encoding HAUS augmin-like complex subunit 8 isoform X3, with product MGTGGLQSTMLEGHSTAPPCLDLSSIKDTSMFRTAPQLDRTVSKKAESTSCTTQKKTRLPKKRQDLQETMDMMESQTLLLTLLSVKMENNLALLEEKAEKDLAALCHEKERLQQRVLELRRQLLLQQKHQELATILDAQMEVLGPLEAVAKRFKEQYKTLATALDATRHELPVQGIHMQGSGQELLDDLEPALKTTLQLLGELGISSPDASGQVPNASTQVSRLLEELRDLITKKDQELYRIFGLAMELSTQASKEAALINQEAWEEAQGTPTCSQWYFSPEAADITTAVNK from the exons ATGGGAACAGGGGGCCTGCAGTCCACCATGCTGGAAGGGCACAGCACAGCCCCGCCCTGCCTAGACCTGTCATCCATCAAAGACACAAGCATGTTCAGGACGGCTCCCCAGCTAGACAGGACAGTGTCAAAGAAAGCTGAGTCCACGTCCTGTACCACTCAGAAAAAGACACGCCTTCCCAAGAAAAGACAG GATCTGCAAGAGACCATGGACATGATGGAGTCGCAAACACTGCTGCTGACCCTGCTGTCTGTGAAG ATGGAAAACAACCTGGCTCTGCTGGAGGAGAAGGCTGAGAAAGACTTGGCGGCCTTATGCCATGAGAAGGAGCGTCTACAGCAGCGGGTGCTGGAGCTGCGGcgccagctgctgctccagcagaaACATCAGGAGCTGGCTACCATTCTGGATGCCCAG ATGGAGGTGCTGGGCCCTCTCGAGGCTGTAGCAAAGCGCTTCAAGGAGCAATACAAGACACTGGCCACAGCCTTGGATGCCACTCGACATGAGCTGCCCGTGCAGGGCATCCACATGCAGGGAAGTGGGCAGGAACTCCTAG ATGATCTGGAGCCGGCCCTAAAGACCACCCTGCAGCTCCTGGGCGAGCTGGGCATCTCCTCCCCGGACGCCAGCGGGCAGGTGCCGAATGCCAGCACGCAGGTGTCACGCCTGCTGGAGGAACTCAGGGACTTGATTACCAAGAAGGACCAAGAGCTCTACAG GATCTTTGGTTTAGctatggaactttccacccaggCCAGCAAGGAGGCTGCCCTGATAAACCAAGAAGCCTGGGAAGAGGCCCAGGGCACCCCAACCTGCAGCCAGTGGTACTTCAGTCCAGAGGCCGCAGACATCACCACTGCTGTAAACAAGtag
- the F2rl3 gene encoding proteinase-activated receptor 4, translating to MSWLLLCLLVLGLSLTQGTQTPSIYDDGESTGGGHEGTVGPTAGLKESKSPGQLHPRGFPGKFCENNSDTLELPASSQALLLGWVPTRLVPALYGLVVAVGLPANGLALWVLATRVPRLPSTVLLMNLAFADLLLALVLPARLVYHLRGQHWTSGEAACRMATAALYGHMYSSVLLLAAVSLDRYLALVHPLRARVLRGRCLTTGLCLVAWLSAATLALPLTLQRQTFRLAGSDRMLCHDALPLAEQTSHWGPAFTCLAVLGCFLPLLIMGLCYGATLHALAASGQRYGHALRLTALVLASAVASFTPSNVLLVLHYSNPSPEAWGDLYGAYVPSLALSTLNSCVDPFIYYYVSHEFRDKVRAMLCRQPETSSSSQASRDAGRRGTAICSSTLL from the exons ATGTCCTGGCTGCTGCTGTGTCTGCTTGTGCTGGGACTCAGCCTGACACAGGGCACCCAGACCCCTAGCATCTATGATGATGGAGAAAGTACCGGGGGAGGCCATG AAGGCACTGTGGGTCCCACAGCTGGACTCAAGGAGTCTAAGTCCCCAGGCCAGCTTCACCCACGAGGCTTCCCAGGCAAGTTCTGTGAAAACAACAGCGACACACTGGAGCTTCCTGCCAGCTCTCAAGCGCTGCTGCTGGGGTGGGTCCCCACAAGGCTGGTGCCTGCCCTCTATGGGCTGGTGGTGGCCGTGGGGCTGCCGGCCAATGGACTGGCGCTGTGGGTGCTGGCCACACGGGTGCCCCGCCTGCCATCTACCGTCCTGCTCATGAACCTCGCCTTTGCGGAcctgctgctggccctggtgCTGCCAGCACGCCTGGTCTACCACCTGCGTGGCCAGCACTGGACCTCTGGGGAGGCTGCCTGCCGGATGGCCACAGCTGCCCTCTATGGCCATATGTATAGCTCAGTGTTGCTGCTGGCCGCAGTCAGCCTGGACCGGTACCTGGCCCTGGTGCATCCTCTGCGAGCTCGTGTGCTGCGTGGTCGGTGCCTGACCACCGGGCTTTGCTTGGTGGCCTGGCTCTCCGCAGCCACCCTGGCCCTGCCTCTCACTCTGCAGCGGCAGACCTTCCGGCTGGCCGGCTCTGATCGCATGCTGTGCCACGATGCTCTGCCCTTGGCTGAGCAGACCTCCCACTGGGGACCGGCCTTCACCTGCCTGGCCGTGCTGGGCTGCTTTCTGCCACTGCTGATTATGGGCCTGTGCTATGGGGCCACCCTGCATGCACTGGCGGCCAGTGGCCAGCGCTACGGCCATGCACTCAGACTGACGGCCCTGGTGCTGGCCTCAGCAGTGGCCTCTTTCACACCCAGCAACGTGCTGCTGGTGCTGCACTATTCGAACCCAAGTCCTGAGGCGTGGGGCGATCTCTATGGAGCCTACGTGCCCAGCCTGGCGCTCAGCACCCTCAACAGCTGCGTGGACCCTTTCATCTACTACTATGTGTCCCACGAGTTCAGGGACAAGGTACGGGCCATGTTGTGTCGCCAGCCAGAGACCAGCAGCTCGTCCCAGGCCTCCAGAGATGCTGGACGCCGAGGGACTGCCATTTGTTCCTCTACACTTCTGTGA